The window GCACAGGTTACCGCGGTCTCGCAAACCATTCTGCGTCAGTTGCCTCCAGGCAGCCTGCCACCATTGATTCTCAATTACAGCGCATCGACTGTTCCGGTTCTGCAACTCGGGCTTTCCGGCAAGAACCTGACCGAGCCGCAACTGAACGACATGGCGATGAACTTTCTGCGCCCTCAGTTGGTAACGGTTCCAGGCGCCTCTGTGCCGTATCCCTTTGGCGGAAAACAGCGCCAGATCATGGTGAATCTCAATCAGAACCTGATGCAGTCCAAGGGACTGTCGCCGAATGATGTGCTCACCGCACTCGGCAATCAGAACCTGATCCTGCCCGGCGGCACAGCCAAGATGGGCCAGTTTGAATACGACGTGGACCTGAATGCCGACGTCAAGACTGTCGATGAGCTTAATGATCTTCCCATCAAGACCATTGGAGACACGACGATCTACATGCGCGATGTCGCGACGGTCAGCGACGGATTCGCGCCGCAGACCAACGTCGTCCGGCAGGATGGCAATCGCGGTGTGTTGCTGACTGTTCTCAAGGCAGGCGACGCCTCGACCATCGATGTCGTCAAGGGCATTCGTCAATTGCTGCCGCGCGTGGAACAGACCTTGCCGCCAAGCCTCAAGATTCAACCGCTGTCGGATCAATCGATCTTTGTGCAGGGAGCCATCAACGGCGTCGTTCGCGAGGCCGTGATTGCCGCGGCGCTGACCGGCCTGATGATTCTGATCTTTCTCGGAAGCTGGCGCAGCACGGTCATCATCGCCATCTCTATTCCGCTGTCCATCCTGACGTCGGTGATCGTTCTCAGCCTCTTGCATGAGACCATCAACATCATGACGCTGGGCGGCCTTGCACTTGCCGTCGGCATCCTTGTGGACGATGCGACCGTCACCATCGAAAACATCGAGCGCCATCTGGAAGAGGGCGCAGAGCTTCACGAGGGTATTCTCGAGGGCGCTGCGCAGATTGCCGTTCCCGCGCTGGTCTCGACGTTGTGTATCTGCATCGTCTTCTTGCCCATGTTCTTTCTCAGCGGTGTCGCGCGATATCTCTTTGTTCCATTGGCAGAGGCCGTGATCTTTGCCATGATCGCGTCCTACATTCTGTCGCGTACGCTGGTGCCCACGCTGGCCATGTATCTGTTGAAGGCCAAGCATCATGGCGGTTCCAAGTCGCGCAATCCATTTACTCTTTTTCAGCAGGGATTCGAACGGGTTTTCGAGAAAGTGCGGCTGGCCTATTCGTCGCTGCTGACGCGGCTTGTCTCGGCGAGGAAGTTCTTTGTTCCTGGCTTCGTTGCCGTATGTCTTTGCGGTTTCCTGCTGATTCCCTTCCTCGGTCAGGACTTCTTTCCGGATACCGATAGCGGACAGTTCATCCTGCACGTGCGCGCCAAGACGGGAACGCGCGTCGAAGAAACTGCCAAGCTGGTCGATGAGGTGGAAGCAAGGATTCGCCAGACGATTCCGGCGGCTGAGATGGACAACATTCTCGATAACATCGGCTTGCCGATCAGCAGCATCAACTACATCTACAATCGATCGGGACTGGTTGGCGAGGCCGATGGGGATGTGCTTGTTAGTTTGAAAGAAAAACATCATCCCACCGCGGATTACGTGCGCACTCTTCGAGAGCAACTGCCGCGCGCGTTTCCGGGAGTGATGTTCTACTTTCTGCCGGCCGACATTGTTACGCAGACGCTCAACTTCGGATTGCCCGCGCCGATTGACATCCAGATCGACGGACCAGACATTGTCGACAATAGCCGTGTTGCGGACAAGATGATGACCGAGCTGAGCCATGTACGCGGCATCGCCGACCTTCGTATTCAGCAACAGTCCGACTACCCCAAGTTTCACGTCGTTGTGGATCGAACCAAGGCCGCGCAGGGAGGATTCACCGAGCGCGATATTGCCAACAGTATGTTGATCTCGCTGAGCGGCAGCTTCCAGGTAACGCCGATGTTCTATCTCAACTGGAAGAACGGCGTTTCGTACAACCTGGTTGCGCAGACGCCGCAGTACGATATTACGACTGGCCAAGATCTGCGCAACATTCCAATCAGTGGACCGAACCAGAAGCGGCCTGCAATTCTCGCCGATGTTGC is drawn from Acidicapsa acidisoli and contains these coding sequences:
- a CDS encoding efflux RND transporter permease subunit, with protein sequence MWIVKIALSRPYTFIVLALLILILSPVIILRTPTDIFPDINIPVVAVSWTYTGLNPEEMEGRITSVFERVLTTTVDNIEHIESTTVNGTAIVKLYLQPSASIDRANAQVTAVSQTILRQLPPGSLPPLILNYSASTVPVLQLGLSGKNLTEPQLNDMAMNFLRPQLVTVPGASVPYPFGGKQRQIMVNLNQNLMQSKGLSPNDVLTALGNQNLILPGGTAKMGQFEYDVDLNADVKTVDELNDLPIKTIGDTTIYMRDVATVSDGFAPQTNVVRQDGNRGVLLTVLKAGDASTIDVVKGIRQLLPRVEQTLPPSLKIQPLSDQSIFVQGAINGVVREAVIAAALTGLMILIFLGSWRSTVIIAISIPLSILTSVIVLSLLHETINIMTLGGLALAVGILVDDATVTIENIERHLEEGAELHEGILEGAAQIAVPALVSTLCICIVFLPMFFLSGVARYLFVPLAEAVIFAMIASYILSRTLVPTLAMYLLKAKHHGGSKSRNPFTLFQQGFERVFEKVRLAYSSLLTRLVSARKFFVPGFVAVCLCGFLLIPFLGQDFFPDTDSGQFILHVRAKTGTRVEETAKLVDEVEARIRQTIPAAEMDNILDNIGLPISSINYIYNRSGLVGEADGDVLVSLKEKHHPTADYVRTLREQLPRAFPGVMFYFLPADIVTQTLNFGLPAPIDIQIDGPDIVDNSRVADKMMTELSHVRGIADLRIQQQSDYPKFHVVVDRTKAAQGGFTERDIANSMLISLSGSFQVTPMFYLNWKNGVSYNLVAQTPQYDITTGQDLRNIPISGPNQKRPAILADVASIQRTDELGSVNHYNIRRVLDVYASVQDRDLGSVGREVSRIVDANRKALPRGSFVTLRGQYGTMRTSYIGLIGGLGFAIILVYLLIVVNFQSWLDPFIIITALPAALAGIVLFLFITHTTLSVPALMGAIMCMGVATANSILVVSFAKERLSHHGDSFTAAIEAGATRFRPVIMTALAMIIGMIPMALGLGDGGEQNAPLGRAVIGGLLCATVATLVFVPSVFALLHGRSKAANPPLINESDNEPIHA